One genomic segment of [Phormidium] sp. ETS-05 includes these proteins:
- a CDS encoding nucleotidyltransferase family protein, protein MIGTQQIQLSMAEITAFCHKWQVTEFALFGSVLREDFNDQSDIDVLVSFAADSPWTILDLVVMEQELADCFNRDVDLVEKQVIEKSCNPIRKANILSSAQVIYAPK, encoded by the coding sequence ATGATTGGTACTCAACAGATTCAGCTATCAATGGCAGAAATCACCGCATTTTGTCACAAGTGGCAGGTGACAGAATTCGCTTTGTTTGGTTCAGTGTTACGGGAAGATTTTAATGACCAGAGCGATATTGATGTTTTGGTGTCTTTTGCCGCCGATAGTCCTTGGACAATCTTGGATTTAGTGGTGATGGAACAGGAGCTGGCGGATTGTTTCAATCGCGATGTTGATTTAGTAGAAAAGCAGGTGATTGAAAAGAGTTGTAATCCCATTAGAAAAGCTAATATTTTGAGTTCTGCCCAAGTTATTTATGCTCCGAAATAA
- a CDS encoding DUF86 domain-containing protein codes for MNSRNRASLLDIIKAAELSQSFVQDMDKLSLTQDIKTQSAVLYQIAILGEEAVKRLSPELRDNYPDIPWSAMAGMRDKLIHDYEGVNIDRVWLTLELSIPELLKKLNFCYNCLK; via the coding sequence ATGAATTCTCGCAATCGGGCTTCTTTGTTAGACATTATCAAAGCGGCTGAACTCAGCCAGTCTTTTGTTCAAGATATGGATAAATTGAGCTTGACTCAGGATATTAAAACTCAGTCAGCCGTGCTATATCAAATTGCGATTTTAGGAGAAGAAGCTGTTAAACGGCTTTCTCCAGAACTCCGGGACAACTATCCCGATATTCCTTGGTCAGCAATGGCAGGAATGCGTGATAAGCTAATCCATGATTATGAAGGAGTTAATATCGATCGGGTATGGCTGACGTTAGAATTGAGTATTCCCGAACTCCTAAAAAAATTAAACTTCTGCTACAATTGTCTTAAGTAG
- a CDS encoding ROK family protein: protein MSIYLGIDIGASTVKLGLFEPEQGVIGKRLDRPSSASEGPDATVNVIKTATNELLAANELQFQDLKAIGACCPAPIDASGMCVYPTNIDPSWQGVNIAQKLSGALQLPAFLLNDGDAAAYREYRIREAQNQASSVMAQFITGTGLGGALIVNGKIWSAPGVSAELGHICIDSSENADLCGCGARGCVETRASLLGLRNMVKHRQAKGNVPEALQGEPIEVAKTLRRLGQMDEPLSDVVAIWQEYFTSLGIAARNVVNMIGCDLIVISGGAQEQEKTASDGAYQRFKQDAIAWIRQELDHSFPHLTQTRVEWSIDTLPDSAAYGAAQYASVTGNSKS from the coding sequence ATGAGCATTTACTTGGGGATTGACATTGGTGCTAGTACGGTCAAACTGGGATTATTTGAGCCAGAACAAGGGGTCATCGGAAAAAGGTTAGATCGTCCCAGCAGCGCCTCTGAGGGTCCCGACGCTACCGTAAATGTGATTAAAACGGCCACCAATGAGCTACTCGCAGCCAATGAGCTACAATTCCAGGATTTAAAAGCGATCGGTGCTTGTTGTCCCGCTCCTATTGATGCTTCGGGGATGTGTGTTTATCCCACCAATATCGATCCCTCTTGGCAAGGGGTGAATATTGCCCAAAAACTCTCCGGGGCTCTCCAGTTACCCGCCTTCCTCCTCAATGATGGAGACGCGGCGGCTTACCGGGAATACAGGATCCGCGAGGCTCAAAATCAGGCTTCTTCTGTGATGGCTCAGTTTATTACGGGAACGGGTTTAGGCGGCGCTTTGATTGTCAACGGAAAAATCTGGTCGGCTCCGGGAGTTTCGGCAGAATTGGGTCATATTTGTATTGATAGTTCGGAAAATGCGGACCTCTGCGGATGTGGTGCGAGGGGATGTGTGGAAACGAGAGCCTCTTTATTGGGTCTGAGAAATATGGTTAAACACCGACAAGCTAAGGGGAATGTGCCGGAAGCGTTACAAGGAGAGCCGATCGAGGTGGCGAAAACCCTCCGGCGATTGGGTCAAATGGATGAGCCTCTGTCGGATGTGGTGGCTATTTGGCAAGAGTATTTTACCAGCCTGGGTATAGCGGCTCGTAATGTGGTGAATATGATAGGCTGTGACCTGATTGTGATTTCTGGGGGAGCGCAAGAACAGGAAAAAACGGCATCTGATGGGGCATATCAACGATTCAAACAGGATGCGATCGCCTGGATTCGTCAGGAACTTGACCATAGTTTCCCTCATCTCACCCAGACAAGGGTGGAATGGTCTATTGATACGCTCCCAGACAGTGCTGCTTACGGTGCAGCTCAATATGCCAGTGTGACAGGGAATAGCAAGTCGTAG
- a CDS encoding CHAT domain-containing protein, with protein sequence MTEYSTGSRTLWAVADISTAIFMIQFYQTLHQSHLSVLLALRQTQTWLREATVQDLLDWVDGCTVISPERREEMKEIIDSYPMDYQPFESPYYWAPFCAIGQ encoded by the coding sequence TTGACCGAGTATTCGACGGGTTCTCGTACCCTTTGGGCCGTGGCGGATATCTCGACGGCGATTTTTATGATACAGTTCTATCAAACTCTCCACCAGTCTCACCTGTCGGTGCTTCTGGCGTTGCGCCAGACTCAGACTTGGTTGCGGGAAGCCACGGTGCAAGATTTGTTAGACTGGGTTGATGGCTGTACGGTGATTAGCCCAGAACGGCGGGAGGAGATGAAAGAAATCATCGATTCCTATCCTATGGACTATCAGCCCTTTGAATCTCCCTACTATTGGGCGCCATTTTGTGCCATTGGACAGTAA
- a CDS encoding nucleotidyltransferase domain-containing protein, which yields MAREKRSLWHINKMKHQKLPEIIELIKNWFKAHYSEQVVQIILYGSQARGEAKPDSDIDLLIVMKSTFNYVDEIEKTSDFIQELSLKYDTVISRAFVSEQRFNVEKSPFILNVHREGIVL from the coding sequence GTGGCACGAGAGAAACGCAGTTTATGGCACATTAATAAAATGAAACATCAAAAACTACCAGAAATTATCGAGTTAATTAAAAATTGGTTTAAGGCTCATTATTCTGAACAGGTTGTGCAAATCATTTTATATGGCTCTCAAGCTAGGGGAGAAGCTAAACCCGATTCAGATATTGACTTACTGATTGTCATGAAATCAACGTTTAATTATGTTGACGAAATTGAGAAAACCAGTGATTTTATTCAAGAGCTGTCCTTGAAATATGATACCGTGATTTCTCGCGCTTTTGTTTCTGAGCAGCGGTTTAATGTAGAAAAAAGTCCATTTATTTTGAATGTTCACCGAGAAGGAATTGTGCTATGA
- a CDS encoding HEPN domain-containing protein, whose amino-acid sequence MENNLAELAMSRTYYAMFYIASAFLLAKNLSFSSHSAVIGAFGREFAKDHQKFREFHKALIDAQDLRNRSDYDLDVNITASEAKKQIEIAQQFMNFWENYQEN is encoded by the coding sequence GTGGAAAATAATTTAGCCGAACTAGCCATGTCCCGTACTTACTATGCAATGTTTTATATTGCTTCTGCCTTTTTACTGGCAAAAAACTTAAGTTTTTCCAGCCATTCTGCTGTGATTGGTGCATTCGGTCGAGAATTTGCCAAGGATCATCAAAAATTCCGAGAATTTCACAAGGCTTTAATTGATGCACAGGATTTGCGGAACCGCAGTGACTATGATTTAGATGTTAATATTACTGCATCTGAAGCAAAAAAACAAATTGAAATCGCTCAACAATTTATGAATTTTTGGGAAAATTATCAGGAAAATTAA
- the proB gene encoding glutamate 5-kinase has translation MPLTIVIKIGTSSLTQDNGNLAIATIATLVETLCHLRRQGHRVVLVSSGAVGVGCARIGLQEKPKTIAGKQAVAAIGQGRLMRVYDDLFTTQEQAIAQILLTRTDLVQRRRYLNASNTFQELFRLGVIPIVNENDTVAVEELKFGDNDTLSAMVASLVEADWLFLLTDVEHLYSADPRSHPDATPIHLVERMEELAELQVETGGAGTGWGTGGMETKIHAARIATSAGVRTVITSSTAPANIEKILAGEPLGTHFAPHKSVSSARKRWIAHGLIPAGKLYLDSGAVTAICDKNKSLLAAGITAVDGDFHHDDAVVLCDREGREVARGLVNYTSTELQKIRGIKSADIPTILGYEGAETVVHRDNLVLS, from the coding sequence ATGCCTCTAACCATTGTCATTAAAATTGGTACTTCCAGCCTTACTCAAGATAACGGCAACCTGGCGATCGCCACTATAGCCACTCTAGTGGAAACTTTGTGTCATCTGCGCCGCCAGGGACACCGGGTGGTGTTAGTATCCTCTGGCGCGGTGGGGGTGGGTTGCGCCCGCATCGGACTGCAGGAAAAGCCCAAAACCATTGCGGGGAAACAAGCGGTAGCGGCGATCGGGCAAGGACGCCTGATGCGCGTCTATGACGACCTCTTCACCACCCAAGAGCAGGCGATCGCTCAAATACTCCTCACCCGCACGGACCTAGTACAGCGTCGCCGCTACCTCAACGCCTCCAACACCTTTCAAGAACTATTCCGCCTCGGCGTCATCCCCATTGTCAACGAAAACGACACCGTAGCCGTGGAAGAACTGAAATTCGGCGACAACGACACCCTCTCCGCAATGGTGGCTAGCCTAGTGGAAGCAGACTGGCTGTTTCTACTCACCGATGTAGAACACCTCTACTCCGCCGACCCCCGCAGCCATCCGGACGCCACCCCCATCCACCTGGTGGAGCGGATGGAAGAACTCGCCGAGTTACAAGTAGAAACCGGAGGGGCCGGTACAGGTTGGGGAACTGGGGGGATGGAAACCAAAATTCACGCCGCCCGCATCGCCACCAGCGCCGGGGTCCGCACGGTCATCACCTCTTCCACCGCCCCCGCCAACATAGAAAAAATCCTCGCCGGAGAACCCCTCGGCACCCATTTTGCCCCCCACAAGAGTGTCAGCAGTGCCCGCAAACGTTGGATCGCTCACGGTTTAATTCCCGCCGGTAAACTCTATCTCGACTCTGGCGCCGTCACTGCTATTTGCGATAAAAATAAATCTCTTTTAGCAGCCGGTATCACTGCCGTTGATGGCGATTTTCACCATGATGATGCGGTAGTTTTATGCGACCGTGAGGGGCGAGAAGTAGCGCGAGGTTTGGTCAATTATACCAGCACTGAATTACAGAAAATTCGGGGGATTAAATCTGCCGATATTCCCACGATTTTAGGTTATGAAGGCGCCGAAACCGTCGTCCACCGAGATAATTTAGTTTTGAGTTAA